A portion of the Candidatus Hinthialibacter antarcticus genome contains these proteins:
- a CDS encoding response regulator, translating to MSNLSIMVVEDEEELRENLTDLLEFKGHAVTSCSDGEQAVAQFERVNPQLVLLDIQLPGINGLEVLRTIKAQNRNTPVVIVSASSAPSVIQEAKSAGAYKIILKPYDHNDILRVIDEITASGANE from the coding sequence GTGTCGAACCTGTCCATTATGGTTGTTGAAGACGAAGAAGAACTTCGCGAAAACTTGACGGACCTGTTGGAGTTTAAAGGCCACGCCGTCACCTCATGCAGCGATGGAGAACAAGCGGTCGCGCAGTTTGAACGCGTGAATCCCCAACTGGTGCTGTTGGATATCCAACTGCCCGGTATCAACGGGCTTGAAGTGTTACGCACCATCAAAGCGCAAAACCGCAATACGCCCGTGGTCATTGTCAGCGCGTCCTCGGCGCCGTCCGTCATTCAAGAAGCCAAGAGCGCCGGCGCCTACAAGATCATCCTCAAGCCTTATGACCACAACGATATTTTACGAGTAATCGACGAAATCACGGCGTCTGGCGCCAACGAATAG
- a CDS encoding diguanylate cyclase has translation MKVIVADDESVSRRMVREWLLRWGYDALEAADGLTAWHEMQSEEPPRMAVVDWLMPDLDGLEFCRKIREREQYQPYTYIILLTGKTCKEDIVRGLEAGADDFISKPFDRDILRARLLVGKRILDLHTRLHHAATHDALTNITNHGAILKLLEQLMARVERVREPISAIMIDLDHFKRVNDEYGHLAGDTVLSEVAKKIQESIRAYDSVGRYGGEEFLVVNPGTTMADAAGLAERIRLRFEKEPIRFDDREITISLSFGVADNQNPFHANVETLIRDADMALYQAKQKGRNRVIRADDR, from the coding sequence ATGAAAGTAATCGTTGCGGATGATGAATCTGTATCCCGGCGTATGGTGCGTGAGTGGTTGTTACGGTGGGGATATGATGCGCTTGAAGCGGCTGATGGACTGACCGCATGGCATGAGATGCAATCCGAAGAGCCTCCTCGCATGGCGGTCGTCGATTGGTTGATGCCTGATTTGGACGGCTTAGAGTTTTGTCGAAAGATTCGTGAACGCGAGCAATACCAACCTTATACCTACATCATTCTTCTAACAGGAAAAACCTGCAAAGAAGACATCGTGCGCGGCCTCGAAGCAGGGGCTGACGATTTTATTTCCAAACCGTTTGACCGTGATATTTTGCGCGCCCGCTTATTGGTCGGCAAGCGCATCTTAGATTTGCATACACGGCTTCATCACGCGGCGACCCATGATGCGCTTACCAACATCACCAATCATGGGGCCATTTTAAAACTGCTTGAACAATTGATGGCGCGGGTCGAACGGGTGCGTGAACCCATCAGCGCCATCATGATCGACTTAGACCATTTTAAACGGGTGAACGATGAGTATGGGCATTTGGCTGGAGATACGGTGTTGAGCGAAGTTGCCAAAAAAATACAAGAATCTATCCGGGCGTACGATTCTGTCGGACGGTATGGCGGGGAAGAATTTTTGGTGGTGAATCCTGGAACGACGATGGCTGACGCCGCTGGTTTGGCGGAGCGTATTCGTCTGCGGTTTGAGAAAGAGCCGATTCGGTTTGATGACCGTGAGATTACTATTTCTTTGAGTTTTGGCGTTGCCGATAATCAAAATCCTTTCCATGCAAACGTAGAAACCCTCATTCGTGACGCGGACATGGCGCTGTATCAAGCAAAACAAAAAGGCCGAAACCGGGTGATCCGGGCTGACGACCGATAG
- the malQ gene encoding 4-alpha-glucanotransferase, producing the protein MLFERASGILLHPTSLPGRFGIGDMGEAAFQFIDFLQSSGQQYWQVLPLGHTGYGDSPYQSFSAFAGNPLLLSFEILAKKGLVLQSELDAFPEFSEGRVDYGAVIPAKLRVLQKAAKRFRDSMSEKDREDYHQFWLHNSWWLDDYALFIALKDYYKGAVWTQWEPGLVYRDSETIGRWQNVLHDAIESIKTWQFLFMQQWGDVKQYANRRGIKMIGDIPIYVAHDSVDVWANQYLFQLDENGEPSVVAGVPPDYFSETGQLWGNPIYHWDVARDQGYSWWTARFRDTFKQVDIVRLDHFRGFEAYWQVPGGEETAINGEWIDGPGAALFDHLRHEFGGELPIIAENLGVITEEVENLRKRFGLPGMAILQFAFGGDAACGDLPHNYPNDIVAYSGTHDNDTTVAWWQSTGGEDSTRTAKEIADEKAYAKKYLNTPGNEIHWDCIRTLMASVANTVVTPVQDLLGLGGEARMNFPGRPYGNWQWRLKPGQLTDDVKKRLLEMTELYGRAPRIRKQKGIK; encoded by the coding sequence ATGCTTTTTGAACGCGCAAGTGGAATTTTGCTGCATCCAACTTCATTGCCAGGACGCTTCGGCATCGGAGACATGGGAGAAGCGGCATTTCAGTTTATTGATTTTTTGCAGAGCAGCGGTCAACAATATTGGCAAGTTCTGCCGCTGGGCCACACTGGCTACGGCGACTCGCCTTATCAGTCATTCTCCGCCTTCGCAGGCAACCCTTTATTGCTGAGTTTTGAGATTTTGGCGAAAAAAGGTCTTGTGCTTCAAAGCGAATTGGATGCGTTTCCTGAATTTTCTGAAGGCCGCGTTGATTACGGCGCTGTGATTCCCGCAAAATTACGCGTATTACAAAAAGCCGCCAAGCGGTTTCGCGATTCAATGTCTGAAAAAGACCGTGAAGACTATCACCAGTTCTGGTTGCACAATAGTTGGTGGCTCGATGATTATGCTTTGTTTATTGCGTTAAAAGACTATTACAAGGGAGCGGTTTGGACGCAATGGGAGCCGGGCCTTGTTTATCGCGACTCTGAGACGATCGGGCGCTGGCAAAACGTATTGCATGACGCGATCGAGTCAATTAAAACGTGGCAGTTTCTTTTCATGCAACAATGGGGCGATGTGAAGCAATACGCCAATCGACGAGGGATCAAAATGATTGGCGATATTCCCATTTATGTTGCGCATGACAGCGTTGACGTTTGGGCGAACCAGTATTTGTTTCAACTGGATGAGAATGGCGAGCCGAGCGTTGTCGCTGGCGTACCGCCCGATTATTTCAGTGAAACGGGACAATTATGGGGCAACCCGATTTACCATTGGGACGTTGCGCGCGATCAAGGCTATTCGTGGTGGACAGCGCGGTTTCGCGATACCTTCAAACAAGTCGATATTGTTCGCTTAGACCACTTTCGCGGATTTGAAGCCTATTGGCAGGTGCCTGGCGGCGAAGAAACCGCGATCAATGGCGAGTGGATCGACGGCCCCGGCGCCGCGTTGTTTGACCATTTGCGCCATGAATTCGGCGGTGAGTTGCCCATCATCGCAGAAAATTTAGGCGTCATTACAGAAGAGGTTGAGAACCTACGTAAGCGCTTTGGCTTGCCGGGTATGGCGATTTTGCAATTTGCGTTTGGGGGAGACGCCGCTTGCGGCGACCTGCCTCATAATTATCCAAACGACATTGTCGCCTATTCAGGAACGCACGATAACGACACGACGGTTGCGTGGTGGCAATCAACCGGCGGAGAAGACAGTACCCGCACGGCGAAAGAAATTGCAGACGAAAAAGCATACGCAAAAAAATATTTGAACACGCCGGGAAACGAAATCCATTGGGATTGCATCCGAACTCTGATGGCGTCGGTCGCGAACACGGTTGTTACGCCAGTGCAAGATTTGTTGGGATTGGGCGGAGAGGCGCGAATGAATTTTCCCGGGCGCCCATACGGCAACTGGCAGTGGCGACTCAAACCGGGGCAATTAACGGATGACGTTAAAAAGCGCTTGCTGGAAATGACTGAATTATATGGTCGTGCTCCTCGGATACGTAAACAAAAAGGGATCAAGTAA
- a CDS encoding acetylxylan esterase → MKRFFLPLSIIAALVLNTISIQAEIEVKVEPNHEDWVYQIAEPIQFQVSVLDDGKSVQGNVRYSIGPEQMAPFQSGNATLEDGKTTLKSHGLDRPGFLRCMVYAEVDGKSYKGLATGAYDAPGIKPTTPMPDDFDDFWQSELAEMRNSPLEPELEFLEDQSNDKVDCYHVSFNTGPNNWRYTPRFYGMLAVPKGDGPFPGLLQVPGAGVRAYRPQAYWAEQGIIHLTVGIHGIPVNLPDRLYNSLNPAALRNYFSANLDDRDEYYYNRVFLGCARAVDFIVQLDQFDGKTLGIHGGSQGGALSITTAGLDPRIRFVASTYPALCDHYGYLNGRAGGWPHLFKNMNPFTVKQDKIETAAYYDVVNFARKLDMPVLMGLGYNDETCPPTSMFSAYNSIPSEKEIQIIPYMGHWTDKKHSDYAHQWLMKHLKP, encoded by the coding sequence ATGAAGCGATTCTTCTTGCCTCTTTCCATTATTGCCGCATTGGTATTGAACACAATTTCCATTCAAGCGGAGATCGAAGTCAAGGTCGAACCGAACCATGAAGACTGGGTATATCAAATTGCGGAACCCATCCAGTTTCAAGTCAGCGTTCTTGATGACGGCAAATCGGTTCAAGGAAACGTGCGGTATAGCATCGGCCCCGAACAAATGGCGCCGTTTCAGTCAGGCAACGCGACATTAGAGGACGGGAAAACCACTCTCAAATCACACGGCCTCGATCGCCCCGGCTTTTTGCGCTGCATGGTCTACGCTGAGGTTGACGGCAAATCATACAAAGGCCTCGCCACTGGCGCATACGACGCGCCCGGCATCAAACCGACCACGCCAATGCCCGACGACTTCGACGACTTCTGGCAAAGCGAACTCGCAGAAATGCGCAATTCCCCGCTCGAGCCGGAATTGGAATTTCTCGAAGATCAAAGCAACGACAAGGTCGACTGCTACCATGTTAGCTTCAATACAGGGCCAAATAACTGGCGCTACACGCCTCGCTTTTACGGCATGTTGGCGGTCCCCAAAGGCGACGGCCCCTTCCCCGGGCTGCTGCAAGTGCCCGGCGCAGGCGTTCGCGCTTACCGACCACAAGCCTACTGGGCGGAACAGGGCATTATTCACCTGACGGTTGGAATCCACGGCATCCCGGTGAATTTGCCAGACCGGCTCTACAACAGTTTGAACCCTGCAGCATTGCGAAATTACTTCTCCGCCAATCTGGATGACCGCGACGAATATTATTACAACCGCGTCTTTTTGGGCTGCGCCCGCGCAGTCGATTTTATTGTTCAACTCGATCAATTCGACGGCAAGACGCTTGGCATTCACGGCGGCAGCCAGGGCGGCGCCTTGTCGATCACAACGGCTGGCCTCGATCCGCGCATCCGTTTTGTCGCGTCAACTTACCCCGCGTTGTGCGACCATTACGGTTACTTGAATGGGCGCGCAGGCGGATGGCCGCACCTGTTTAAAAACATGAACCCATTCACGGTGAAGCAAGATAAAATCGAAACCGCCGCCTATTACGACGTGGTCAATTTCGCCCGCAAATTAGACATGCCTGTTTTGATGGGATTGGGTTACAACGATGAGACCTGCCCGCCGACGTCGATGTTTTCTGCTTACAACTCCATCCCCAGCGAAAAAGAGATCCAAATCATCCCTTACATGGGGCATTGGACCGACAAGAAACACAGCGACTACGCGCATCAATGGCTGATGAAACATCTGAAGCCTTAA